A genome region from Triticum aestivum cultivar Chinese Spring chromosome 2B, IWGSC CS RefSeq v2.1, whole genome shotgun sequence includes the following:
- the LOC123044758 gene encoding zeta-carotene desaturase, chloroplastic/chromoplastic isoform X2, which produces MAATSCTLVSALVVGRRRGPSCQRAAAGGVVRCSLDRKVSDMAINAPKGLFPPEPEHYRGPKLKVAIIGAGLAGMSTAVELLDQGHEVDLYDSRTFIGGKVGSFVDKQGNHIEMGLHVFFGCYSNLFRLMKKVGADNNLLVKEHTHTFVNKGGIVGELDFRFPVGAPLHGIQAFLRTNQLKVYDKARNAVALALSPVVRALVDPDGALQQVRDLDDVSFTDWFMSRGGTRESITRMWDPVAYALGFIDCDNISARCMLTIFTLFATKTEASLLRMLKGSPDVYLSGPIKKYITDRGGRFHLRWGCREVLYDKSPDGETYVKGLLISKATSSEIIKADAYVAACDVPGIKRLLPSEWREWDMFDNIYKLDGVPVVTVQLRYNGWVTEVQDLEKSRQLQKAIGLDNLLYTPDADFSCFSDLALSSPADYYIEGQGSLIQAVLTPGDPYMPLPNEEIISKVEKQVLDLFPSARGLEVTWSSVVKIGQSLYREAPGNDPFRPDQKTPVKNFFLSGSYTKQVEYT; this is translated from the exons ATGGCCGCCACGTCGTGCACGCTAGTCTCGGCCCTCGTAGTCGGCCGGCGCCGCGGGCCGTCCTGCCagcgcgcggcggccggcggtgtGGTTCGATGCTCGCTCGACAGAAAGGTCTCCGACATGGCCATCAACG CACCGAAAGGACTGTTCCCACCGGAGCCTGAGCACTACAGGGGCCCGAAGCTCAAGGTCGCCATCATAGGTGCCGGCCTCGCCGGCATGTCCACCGCAGTAGAGCTCTTGGACCAGGGACATGAG GTTGATCTGTATGACTCCCGAACTTTTATTGGCGGCAAGGTTGGTTCTTTTGTCGACAAGCAAGGGAACCATATCGAGATGGGGCTGCATGTCTTCTTTGGTTGTTACAGCAATCTTTTCCGCCTCATGAAGAAG GTTGGGGCTGATAATAATCTACTAGTCAAGGAACATACCCATACTTTTGTAAATAAAGGGGGCATTGTTGGTG AACTTGATTTTCGGTTCCCTGTGGGCGCTCCATTACATGGTATCCAAGCATTTCTAAGAACCAATCAACTCAAG GTTTATGATAAGGCAAGGAATGCAGTTGCTCTTGCCCTAAGCCCAGTTGTTCGAGCTCTTGTTGATCCAGACGGTGCATTGCAACAAGTACGGGACTTGGATGAT GTAAGTTTCACTGATTGGTTCATGTCTAGAGGTGGTACTCGAGAGAGCATCACAAGAATGTGGGATCCTGTTGCTTATGCTCTTGGTTTCATCGACTGTGATAATATCAGTGCTCGATGCATGCTTACTATTTTCACCCTGTTTGCCACAAAGACAGAGGCATCTTTGTTGCGCATGCTAAAGGGCTCACCTGATGTTTACTTAAGTGGCCCAATAAAGAAGTACATAACAGACAGGGGTGGTAG GTTTCACTTGAGGTGGGGATGCCGAGAGGTTCTCTACGATAAGTCACCTGATGGAGAGACCTATGTGAAAGGCCTTCTCATCTCTAAG GCTACAAGTAGCGAGATAATCAAAGCAGATGCATATGTTGCAG CTTGTGATGTCCCAGGGATCAAAAGACTACTACCATCAGAATGGAGGGAATGGGATATGTTTGACAATATATACAAGTTAGATGGTGTTCCTGTAGTCACTGTTCAGCTTCGCTACAATGGATGGGTTACTGAAGTCCAAGACTTGGAGAAATCAAG ACAACTCCAAAAAGCAATTGGCTTGGATAATCTACTCTATACTCCAGATGCAGACTTCTCCTGTTTTTCAGACCTTGCACTGTCATCTCCTGCTGACTACTACATTGAAGGACAAGGTTCCCTGATCCA AGCTGTGCTAACTCCAGGTGATCCGTACATGCCATTGCCAAATGAGGAGATTATTAGCAAGGTTGAAAAACAG GTCTTAGATTTGTTTCCATCAGCCCGAGGCTTGGAAGTTACATGGTCCAGTGTGGTAAAGATTGGACAATCCTTGTACCGTGAGGCTCCTGGAAATGATCCATTTAGACCTGACCAGAAGACACCAGTTAAAAATTTCTTCTTGTCTGGCTCTTACACGAAACAGGTAGAGTACACCTGA
- the LOC123044758 gene encoding zeta-carotene desaturase, chloroplastic/chromoplastic isoform X1: MAATSCTLVSALVVGRRRGPSCQRAAAGGVVRCSLDRKVSDMAINAPKGLFPPEPEHYRGPKLKVAIIGAGLAGMSTAVELLDQGHEVDLYDSRTFIGGKVGSFVDKQGNHIEMGLHVFFGCYSNLFRLMKKVGADNNLLVKEHTHTFVNKGGIVGELDFRFPVGAPLHGIQAFLRTNQLKVYDKARNAVALALSPVVRALVDPDGALQQVRDLDDVSFTDWFMSRGGTRESITRMWDPVAYALGFIDCDNISARCMLTIFTLFATKTEASLLRMLKGSPDVYLSGPIKKYITDRGGRFHLRWGCREVLYDKSPDGETYVKGLLISKATSSEIIKADAYVAACDVPGIKRLLPSEWREWDMFDNIYKLDGVPVVTVQLRYNGWVTEVQDLEKSRQLQKAIGLDNLLYTPDADFSCFSDLALSSPADYYIEGQGSLIQAVLTPGDPYMPLPNEEIISKVEKQVLDLFPSARGLEVTWSSVVKIGQSLYREAPGNDPFRPDQKTPVKNFFLSGSYTKQDYIDSMEGATLSGRRTAAYICGAGEELLAIRKKLLVDHSEKASGKVQMLQTS; the protein is encoded by the exons ATGGCCGCCACGTCGTGCACGCTAGTCTCGGCCCTCGTAGTCGGCCGGCGCCGCGGGCCGTCCTGCCagcgcgcggcggccggcggtgtGGTTCGATGCTCGCTCGACAGAAAGGTCTCCGACATGGCCATCAACG CACCGAAAGGACTGTTCCCACCGGAGCCTGAGCACTACAGGGGCCCGAAGCTCAAGGTCGCCATCATAGGTGCCGGCCTCGCCGGCATGTCCACCGCAGTAGAGCTCTTGGACCAGGGACATGAG GTTGATCTGTATGACTCCCGAACTTTTATTGGCGGCAAGGTTGGTTCTTTTGTCGACAAGCAAGGGAACCATATCGAGATGGGGCTGCATGTCTTCTTTGGTTGTTACAGCAATCTTTTCCGCCTCATGAAGAAG GTTGGGGCTGATAATAATCTACTAGTCAAGGAACATACCCATACTTTTGTAAATAAAGGGGGCATTGTTGGTG AACTTGATTTTCGGTTCCCTGTGGGCGCTCCATTACATGGTATCCAAGCATTTCTAAGAACCAATCAACTCAAG GTTTATGATAAGGCAAGGAATGCAGTTGCTCTTGCCCTAAGCCCAGTTGTTCGAGCTCTTGTTGATCCAGACGGTGCATTGCAACAAGTACGGGACTTGGATGAT GTAAGTTTCACTGATTGGTTCATGTCTAGAGGTGGTACTCGAGAGAGCATCACAAGAATGTGGGATCCTGTTGCTTATGCTCTTGGTTTCATCGACTGTGATAATATCAGTGCTCGATGCATGCTTACTATTTTCACCCTGTTTGCCACAAAGACAGAGGCATCTTTGTTGCGCATGCTAAAGGGCTCACCTGATGTTTACTTAAGTGGCCCAATAAAGAAGTACATAACAGACAGGGGTGGTAG GTTTCACTTGAGGTGGGGATGCCGAGAGGTTCTCTACGATAAGTCACCTGATGGAGAGACCTATGTGAAAGGCCTTCTCATCTCTAAG GCTACAAGTAGCGAGATAATCAAAGCAGATGCATATGTTGCAG CTTGTGATGTCCCAGGGATCAAAAGACTACTACCATCAGAATGGAGGGAATGGGATATGTTTGACAATATATACAAGTTAGATGGTGTTCCTGTAGTCACTGTTCAGCTTCGCTACAATGGATGGGTTACTGAAGTCCAAGACTTGGAGAAATCAAG ACAACTCCAAAAAGCAATTGGCTTGGATAATCTACTCTATACTCCAGATGCAGACTTCTCCTGTTTTTCAGACCTTGCACTGTCATCTCCTGCTGACTACTACATTGAAGGACAAGGTTCCCTGATCCA AGCTGTGCTAACTCCAGGTGATCCGTACATGCCATTGCCAAATGAGGAGATTATTAGCAAGGTTGAAAAACAG GTCTTAGATTTGTTTCCATCAGCCCGAGGCTTGGAAGTTACATGGTCCAGTGTGGTAAAGATTGGACAATCCTTGTACCGTGAGGCTCCTGGAAATGATCCATTTAGACCTGACCAGAAGACACCAGTTAAAAATTTCTTCTTGTCTGGCTCTTACACGAAACAG GACTACATTGACAGCATGGAAGGAGCAACTCTCTCTGGCAGGCGAACAGCGGCCTACATCTGTGGTGCTGGAGAGGAGCTATTAGCCATTCGAAAGAAGCTTCTTGTCGATCACAGCGAGAAGGCCTCCGGGAAGGTTCAAATGTTGCAAACAAGTTAA